A section of the Metabacillus endolithicus genome encodes:
- a CDS encoding ATP-binding protein, with amino-acid sequence MNNLQAYPLPEEIKERIQNRSLKRKDEQDALLIGKGGYTPSDESILLDAMIALALGKNVLLKGPTGSGKTKLAETLSFMFNQPMHSVNCSVDMDAEALLGFKTIENRNGETSIEFISGPVVKAMKKGHLLYIDEINMAKPETLPILNGVLDYRRMITNPFTGEVIRSHEDFGVIAAINEGYVGTVPLNEALKNRFVVIEVPYIQGEELKIVLENQSQLSDQRLLETFTSLSSDLLTLVKNGQVSEEAASIRALIDTCDLACYMPPNRAVERGIVNKLEDEREKAAIRNLAETLFE; translated from the coding sequence ATGAATAATTTACAAGCTTATCCATTACCGGAAGAAATTAAAGAAAGAATTCAAAATAGATCATTAAAACGAAAAGATGAACAAGACGCTTTATTAATTGGTAAAGGTGGTTATACTCCATCTGATGAATCAATTCTACTAGATGCAATGATCGCTCTTGCTCTTGGTAAAAATGTCTTATTAAAGGGTCCAACAGGTTCAGGAAAAACAAAGTTGGCAGAAACATTATCATTTATGTTTAATCAACCTATGCATAGTGTAAACTGTTCTGTTGATATGGATGCTGAAGCACTTTTAGGCTTCAAAACAATTGAAAATCGAAACGGTGAAACTTCCATTGAATTCATTTCAGGTCCTGTTGTAAAGGCAATGAAAAAAGGCCATTTATTATATATAGACGAAATAAATATGGCAAAGCCAGAAACATTACCGATATTAAATGGTGTGCTAGATTACCGGAGAATGATTACAAACCCATTTACAGGTGAAGTTATCCGCTCACATGAAGATTTCGGTGTTATTGCCGCTATTAATGAAGGATATGTGGGAACGGTCCCATTAAATGAAGCACTCAAAAATCGTTTTGTTGTTATTGAAGTACCCTATATCCAAGGGGAAGAGCTAAAAATAGTTTTAGAGAATCAATCACAACTGTCTGATCAACGCTTATTAGAAACGTTTACTAGTCTTTCGTCAGATCTACTAACTCTCGTGAAAAATGGCCAGGTTTCAGAAGAGGCAGCATCGATCCGAGCGCTTATTGATACATGTGATTTAGCTTGCTATATGCCACCAAACCGTGCTGTAGAAAGAGGAATTGTTAATAAGCTTGAAGATGAAAGAGAAAAAGCCGCCATTCGAAATCTAGCAGAAACGTTATTCGAG